In the Herpetosiphonaceae bacterium genome, one interval contains:
- a CDS encoding type IV secretory system conjugative DNA transfer family protein has translation MILSAAEIATLWCPPTADFADRVERVMAQWLPPPANAFIDPHNPHHLAMGMGERSDGSWAPIGMPYDMFRFIAWITAPMGRGKSVMLLNYMQGLLRAGAGFMGLDCKAKDLVNTALPIIPLGREKDVTIVNLDGSRITGEDLRPGMNLLSPTLAKSLGLDPSMMASTVLDIFPTLDPRFNEAVGIKQFANFGMLALLGGEPQPTLMHLIRFFGDEDYRAQVVGRLPGAFIQVQDFWDRRFPEMPQTQQASLASFERRLDQLMSFPELQAMLVAPSCSIDLRKLMDSNGILLMGVSASQGQIASIAITLLLTQLRLAALSRTNVPEAQRPDWPIIVDEVQVIANDNIPLFKTMLSQFRSMRIGQVYVHQGLSQLDAEVMGALADNAGTRVILGCEADDASTYASLYRALGLTQTDFTQMEVHPVHNYALHQYLKLAGRGNLFSAEPLPKPELVQEEPPPRVYRNWRTLLAPAANSRERELDATILRFHELAKVRWDEAVQRLGAVCMHNPAAFDAFCARTKAHRQARRQFILDHPGCVRIDPELEGQAAIQQQKVDRIRILSDLGSGVPKLETEAMAFALLMASREASQVRKERAAAAEAAKKAAKKGGGNAPPQRVAPAGPLGAPTAEELMQQDTVAALAAERDRATRTQLDTIPTLDELMAARGKRRAADDLVGGFEGFEPDVDA, from the coding sequence ATGATCTTAAGTGCCGCCGAAATCGCCACCCTCTGGTGTCCGCCGACCGCCGACTTCGCCGATCGGGTCGAGCGGGTGATGGCCCAGTGGCTGCCGCCGCCCGCCAACGCCTTTATCGATCCCCACAATCCCCACCACCTCGCGATGGGGATGGGCGAGCGCAGCGACGGGAGCTGGGCGCCGATCGGGATGCCCTACGATATGTTCCGCTTCATCGCCTGGATTACCGCGCCGATGGGCCGCGGCAAGTCGGTGATGCTGCTCAACTATATGCAGGGGCTGCTCCGCGCCGGGGCCGGGTTTATGGGCCTGGACTGTAAAGCGAAAGATCTGGTCAACACGGCGCTGCCGATTATCCCCCTGGGCCGGGAAAAGGACGTCACGATCGTCAACCTGGACGGCTCGCGGATCACCGGCGAAGACCTGCGACCGGGCATGAACCTGCTCAGCCCCACGCTGGCGAAATCGCTCGGCCTCGACCCGTCGATGATGGCCTCGACCGTCCTCGACATCTTTCCGACGCTCGATCCGCGCTTCAACGAGGCCGTCGGCATCAAGCAGTTTGCCAACTTCGGCATGCTGGCGCTGCTCGGCGGCGAGCCGCAGCCGACGTTGATGCACCTGATCCGCTTCTTCGGCGACGAGGACTACCGGGCGCAGGTGGTGGGGCGGCTGCCGGGCGCGTTCATCCAGGTCCAGGACTTCTGGGACCGCCGCTTCCCGGAGATGCCCCAGACCCAGCAGGCATCGCTGGCCTCGTTCGAGCGGCGGCTTGACCAGCTGATGTCGTTTCCCGAACTGCAGGCGATGCTGGTCGCGCCGTCGTGCAGCATCGACCTGCGCAAGCTGATGGATAGCAACGGCATCCTGCTGATGGGGGTGAGCGCCAGCCAGGGTCAGATCGCGTCGATCGCGATTACGCTGCTCCTCACTCAGCTGCGCCTGGCCGCGCTGTCGCGCACGAATGTCCCCGAAGCCCAGCGTCCCGACTGGCCGATCATCGTGGACGAGGTGCAGGTGATCGCCAACGACAACATCCCGCTCTTCAAGACGATGCTCAGCCAGTTTCGCTCGATGCGGATCGGCCAGGTGTATGTCCACCAGGGCCTGAGCCAGCTCGACGCCGAGGTGATGGGCGCGCTGGCCGATAACGCCGGGACGCGGGTGATCCTGGGCTGCGAGGCCGACGACGCGAGCACCTATGCCAGCCTGTACCGGGCGCTGGGCCTGACCCAGACCGACTTTACCCAGATGGAAGTCCACCCGGTCCACAACTACGCGCTGCACCAGTATCTCAAGCTGGCCGGGCGCGGCAACCTGTTCAGCGCCGAGCCACTGCCCAAGCCGGAGCTGGTCCAGGAAGAGCCGCCGCCACGGGTGTACCGCAACTGGCGGACGCTGCTGGCGCCGGCGGCCAATAGCCGGGAGCGCGAGCTGGATGCCACGATCTTACGGTTTCATGAGCTGGCGAAGGTGCGCTGGGACGAGGCGGTGCAGCGGCTGGGCGCGGTCTGCATGCACAACCCGGCGGCCTTCGACGCCTTCTGCGCGCGGACCAAAGCCCACCGTCAGGCCCGGCGGCAGTTCATCCTGGATCATCCCGGCTGCGTGCGGATCGACCCGGAGCTGGAGGGGCAGGCAGCCATCCAGCAGCAGAAAGTCGACCGGATTCGCATCCTCTCCGATCTGGGATCGGGCGTGCCGAAGCTAGAAACCGAGGCAATGGCGTTCGCGCTGCTGATGGCGTCGCGGGAGGCGAGCCAGGTGCGTAAAGAGCGGGCGGCGGCGGCGGAAGCCGCCAAGAAAGCCGCGAAGAAGGGTGGTGGGAACGCGCCGCCCCAACGTGTCGCGCCGGCCGGTCCGCTGGGCGCGCCGACGGCCGAGGAGCTGATGCAGCAGGACACCGTGGCAGCCCTCGCCGCGGAACGTGACCGGGCGACGCGGACCCAGCTGGACACGATTCCGACGCTCGACGAGCTGATGGCGGCGCGGGGCAAGCGGCGCGCGGCCGACGATCTGGTGGGCGGCTTTGAAGGCTTTGAACCGGACGTGGACGCCTAG
- a CDS encoding replication-relaxation family protein, whose translation MTAILPIEDLIGLGDERDMAVLRALGRLEFMASRWLKDLFFPRVDRTTMFRRLSHLVKLGLIWYTQTAHADIAPARTGSRQRTLKLPYIYGLTPEGRNLLDALDLEPYAPSLAALRTRDRRAPDVPKAQLAHDLLAASWCVSMIDAARRCPMVDAIFCHVEYVSDPRQRIDAILVIRFNTQQRTQARSGWDIPWHDGSPDGPQHQTVRLALEVDRGTEPLKVLLGKGLMYRTLTAERVYHQTLGGPVLPVFLVPPGKRAAQIAREWQDAWPGGPGVISTPSKATHPVYGALWGEYLTLKDVPPQRANLLGSLVGSPDAWGSLVAAWVPELPERLTPAPVTGR comes from the coding sequence ATGACAGCGATTTTGCCGATTGAAGATCTGATTGGCCTGGGCGACGAGCGGGACATGGCGGTCCTGCGCGCGCTCGGACGGCTGGAGTTCATGGCCAGCCGGTGGCTCAAAGACCTGTTTTTTCCCAGGGTGGATCGGACGACGATGTTTCGCCGCCTGAGCCACCTGGTCAAGCTGGGCTTGATCTGGTACACCCAGACGGCGCATGCCGACATCGCGCCGGCCAGGACGGGGAGTCGGCAGCGCACGCTGAAGCTGCCCTACATCTACGGGCTGACGCCGGAAGGCAGGAATCTCCTCGACGCGCTGGATCTGGAACCCTACGCGCCGAGCCTGGCGGCGCTGCGGACGCGGGATCGCCGCGCGCCGGACGTGCCGAAAGCGCAGCTGGCCCACGATCTGCTGGCGGCGTCGTGGTGCGTGTCGATGATCGACGCGGCGCGGCGCTGCCCGATGGTCGACGCGATCTTCTGCCATGTCGAGTATGTGAGCGATCCCCGCCAGCGGATCGACGCGATCCTGGTGATTCGGTTCAACACGCAGCAGCGGACCCAGGCGCGATCCGGGTGGGACATTCCCTGGCATGACGGCTCGCCGGACGGTCCGCAGCATCAGACGGTGCGGCTGGCGCTGGAAGTGGACCGGGGCACCGAGCCGTTGAAGGTGCTGCTCGGCAAAGGCTTGATGTACCGGACGCTGACGGCGGAGCGGGTGTATCACCAGACCCTGGGCGGCCCCGTGCTGCCGGTGTTTCTGGTGCCGCCGGGCAAGCGGGCAGCACAGATCGCGCGGGAATGGCAGGATGCGTGGCCGGGCGGACCGGGCGTCATCTCGACGCCGAGCAAGGCGACCCATCCGGTGTATGGGGCGCTGTGGGGGGAGTATCTGACGTTGAAGGATGTACCGCCGCAGCGGGCGAATCTCCTGGGATCGCTGGTGGGGTCACCAGACGCCTGGGGGTCGCTGGTGGCGGCGTGGGTGCCGGAATTGCCGGAACGACTCACGCCGGCGCCCGTGACGGGTCGCTAA
- a CDS encoding metal-dependent hydrolase, whose protein sequence is MSGFQTHLIIGAVGGLGLARWLDHTQVLPLPSGVWQLGAPIIPLGLTGLGIILGSALLNLWPDLDEPGSWMSRRLKAAVALIAAPLVGLVGYALAAQGRLPMRPEGAAVVGLLLGALLVGPLLGWLLLRLIRIGAGGHRRLTHSLVLGGVLAALAVALWRNGQPIWALVPAALVGSQWLHLCGDLVTVAGVPLLHPISARDFGLPRPLAVVGEPLITVVALLVGSWLLWGMAA, encoded by the coding sequence ATGTCGGGCTTTCAAACACATCTGATCATTGGGGCGGTGGGCGGCCTGGGCCTTGCCCGCTGGCTGGACCATACCCAGGTGCTACCGCTGCCGAGCGGCGTCTGGCAGCTGGGCGCGCCGATCATTCCGCTCGGCCTCACGGGCCTTGGGATCATCCTCGGCTCCGCGCTCTTAAACCTCTGGCCGGATCTGGACGAGCCAGGATCGTGGATGTCCCGCCGGTTGAAAGCGGCGGTGGCCCTGATTGCTGCGCCGCTGGTTGGCCTGGTCGGTTATGCCCTCGCCGCGCAGGGACGGCTACCGATGCGTCCCGAAGGTGCCGCCGTCGTGGGGCTCCTCCTCGGCGCCCTGCTCGTCGGGCCGCTGCTCGGCTGGTTGCTGCTCCGGCTGATTCGGATCGGCGCGGGCGGGCATCGCCGCCTGACGCACAGCCTCGTTCTTGGTGGCGTGCTGGCCGCGCTGGCGGTGGCGCTCTGGCGGAATGGACAGCCGATCTGGGCGCTCGTGCCGGCGGCGCTGGTCGGATCTCAGTGGCTGCATTTGTGTGGCGACCTCGTGACCGTGGCAGGCGTGCCCCTGCTGCACCCGATCAGCGCACGGGATTTCGGGTTGCCCAGACCGCTCGCCGTGGTCGGCGAACCCCTGATCACGGTCGTGGCCCTGCTCGTCGGCTCGTGGCTGCTCTGGGGCATGGCCGCATGA